Proteins from a single region of Dysosmobacter acutus:
- a CDS encoding deoxyribonuclease IV, protein MLHIGCHLSSTRGFAAMGRQALALQADTFQFFSRNPRGSRAKAMDAADASALMELLRSNRFAPIVAHAPYILNLCSNDPEKRAFAAETIADDLSRMELLPGQLYNFHPGSHVGQGIDVGVRQIADGLNAILKPDQSTTVLLETMAGKGSEVGGRFEELRAILDRVELKDKMGVCLDTCHVSDGGYDIIHSLDDVLRQFDQVIGLDYLRAIHLNDSKNPPGSRKDRHARIGEGSIGTEALVRIASHPLLRGLPFCLETPNELPGYAEEIALLRARTAEAAE, encoded by the coding sequence ATGCTGCACATCGGCTGTCACCTCTCTTCCACCCGCGGCTTTGCCGCCATGGGCCGTCAGGCCCTGGCGCTTCAGGCCGACACCTTTCAGTTCTTCTCCCGCAATCCCCGGGGCAGCCGGGCCAAGGCCATGGACGCCGCCGACGCCTCGGCGCTGATGGAGCTGCTGCGATCCAACCGGTTCGCCCCCATTGTGGCCCATGCCCCCTATATTTTGAACCTCTGCTCCAACGACCCGGAAAAGCGGGCCTTTGCCGCCGAGACCATCGCCGACGACCTGTCCCGGATGGAGCTTCTGCCAGGCCAGCTCTACAACTTCCACCCCGGCAGCCACGTGGGCCAGGGGATCGACGTGGGCGTCAGGCAGATCGCCGACGGGCTCAACGCCATTTTAAAGCCGGATCAGTCCACCACTGTGCTGCTTGAGACCATGGCGGGCAAGGGGAGCGAGGTGGGCGGACGGTTCGAGGAGCTGCGCGCCATTTTGGACCGGGTGGAGCTGAAGGACAAGATGGGCGTGTGTCTTGACACCTGCCACGTCAGCGACGGCGGCTACGACATCATCCACAGCCTGGATGATGTGCTGCGCCAGTTCGATCAGGTGATCGGCCTGGACTACCTGCGGGCCATCCATCTCAACGACAGCAAAAACCCGCCCGGCAGCCGCAAGGACCGCCACGCCAGAATCGGCGAGGGCTCCATCGGCACGGAGGCCCTGGTGCGCATTGCCTCCCACCCTCTGCTGCGGGGGCTCCCCTTCTGCCTGGAGACGCCCAACGAGCTGCCCGGCTACGCCGAGGAGATCGCCCTGCTGCGTGCCAGGACGGCGGAGGCGGCGGAATGA